One window of the Sphaerochaeta associata genome contains the following:
- a CDS encoding DEAD/DEAH box helicase: protein MSELTNFADLGLSAQTIAAIKAKGFEEPTKIQSACIPLLLKDQVDVIGQAQTGTGKTAAFGLPILEFVDPSLYQVQALILAPTRELAVQTAEEINSLKGDRRLEIAAVYGGASMELQLRKLKRGVHVVVGTPGRILDHLRRGSLHLEHLKFMVLDEADEMLDMGFIDDIEEVLKQTPAEKRMLCFSATMPQPIQRLAERFMRDPHLVKIQQDTMTSNLTDQIYVEVKESDKLEALTRIIDMEESFYGIIFCRTKVQCDEIGRKLIDRGYDAEPLHGDLSQKQRELILHKMRERTISIIVATDVAARGIDISDLTHVINFSLPEDPDAYIHRVGRTGRAGKTGIAITFVAPREFKRFSFIKKVSKTDIRRESVPEASEIIRIKRARILSRLTALSDEDAQSSHFLPIAEQLLDGKRPEVVVAALLDHFYKDQLDVSKYQHIGGGRDDRRGDRPVRDEESGFTRLFIARGRKDGLDKRMLVDYLIEQVGAEDRDIQDVSVREEFSFVSAPLQVAERILKTFGDQGPEGKPIITRAKPDNPNGKNLSVRTRGEERRPSYAERRPRRGDRDDYQPYGRDSYGGEDRYEGRPAFADDRVGRVHGKYNTSKAKKGSFPKKGPSSRRRYND from the coding sequence ATGTCAGAGTTAACAAACTTTGCGGACCTAGGGCTGTCCGCACAAACCATTGCCGCCATTAAAGCGAAAGGCTTCGAAGAACCAACCAAGATTCAGAGCGCATGCATACCGCTGCTCCTCAAGGATCAGGTCGACGTTATTGGCCAGGCACAAACCGGAACCGGTAAAACCGCCGCTTTCGGCCTCCCTATTCTCGAATTTGTAGACCCATCACTGTATCAGGTCCAAGCACTCATTCTCGCACCCACTCGTGAACTTGCTGTACAAACCGCTGAAGAGATCAACTCCCTGAAGGGAGACCGAAGGTTGGAAATTGCCGCTGTATACGGCGGTGCCTCCATGGAACTGCAACTGCGTAAACTCAAGCGGGGCGTGCATGTCGTTGTTGGAACTCCCGGTCGTATCCTCGACCACCTCAGACGCGGTTCCCTGCACCTCGAGCATCTCAAGTTCATGGTACTCGACGAAGCAGACGAAATGCTCGATATGGGTTTCATCGATGATATCGAAGAAGTACTGAAACAGACACCCGCTGAAAAGCGCATGCTCTGTTTCTCCGCGACCATGCCCCAGCCGATACAGAGGCTTGCCGAACGGTTCATGCGTGATCCGCATCTGGTCAAGATCCAGCAGGATACCATGACCAGCAACCTCACCGACCAAATCTATGTTGAGGTGAAGGAGTCCGACAAGTTGGAGGCTCTTACCCGCATCATCGACATGGAAGAGAGTTTCTACGGCATTATTTTCTGCCGAACCAAGGTCCAATGTGATGAAATCGGCAGAAAGCTGATAGACCGTGGGTACGATGCCGAACCTTTGCATGGAGATCTTTCCCAGAAACAGCGAGAACTGATCCTCCACAAAATGCGTGAGAGAACCATCAGCATTATTGTTGCCACCGACGTAGCGGCACGTGGCATCGATATTTCCGATCTCACCCACGTCATCAACTTCTCACTGCCCGAAGATCCGGATGCATACATCCACCGCGTAGGAAGAACCGGACGAGCAGGAAAGACCGGCATCGCCATCACTTTTGTAGCTCCCCGTGAGTTCAAGCGCTTCTCCTTCATCAAGAAAGTCTCAAAGACTGATATCAGACGCGAATCCGTCCCTGAAGCAAGTGAGATCATCAGGATCAAGCGGGCGAGAATTCTCAGCCGGCTTACCGCCCTCTCCGATGAAGATGCACAGAGCAGCCACTTCCTGCCGATCGCCGAACAGTTGTTGGACGGTAAAAGGCCCGAAGTCGTAGTTGCGGCTCTTTTGGATCACTTCTACAAAGACCAGCTTGATGTTTCCAAGTACCAGCACATCGGTGGCGGAAGGGATGATCGAAGGGGCGACCGACCTGTACGTGACGAGGAGAGCGGATTCACCCGCCTGTTCATTGCACGCGGCAGGAAGGACGGACTTGACAAGCGAATGTTGGTCGACTACCTCATCGAGCAGGTGGGGGCCGAAGACAGGGACATCCAGGATGTTTCCGTTCGTGAGGAGTTCTCTTTTGTCAGCGCCCCGCTTCAGGTTGCCGAGCGAATCCTGAAGACCTTCGGCGACCAAGGTCCGGAAGGGAAGCCCATCATTACCAGGGCAAAGCCCGACAATCCCAACGGGAAAAACCTCTCGGTAAGAACCCGTGGGGAGGAAAGGCGTCCATCCTATGCGGAACGCAGACCCAGACGAGGAGACCGTGACGACTACCAGCCGTACGGTAGGGACTCCTATGGCGGTGAAGATCGTTACGAAGGCCGACCTGCTTTTGCCGATGACCGTGTCGGACGGGTTCATGGAAAGTACAACACTTCCAAGGCCAAGAAAGGATCTTTCCCGAAAAAAGGTCCCAGCAGCAGACGAAGATACAACGACTAA